One window from the genome of Aquabacterium sp. A3 encodes:
- a CDS encoding thiazole synthase: MATQDLWHIGDTALHSRFLLGTAGHPSPAVLQQAIEASGSQVLTLGLKRTLATTGQDNGFVRVIRDTAQACNAHLLPNTAGCRSARDAISLAHMARELLDTRWIKLEVVGDEQTLQPDPFELLTAARQLVQDGFEVLPYCTDDLVSAHRLVDAGCRILMPWAAPIGSGLGLLNPWALRTLRARLPHITLIVDAGLGAPSHATAAMELGMDAVLLNSAVSQAGDPVRMARAFAHGVRAGREGFLAGLMPSSDVAIATTPVGGQPFVLS, encoded by the coding sequence ATGGCCACGCAAGACCTCTGGCACATCGGCGACACCGCCTTGCACAGCCGATTCCTGCTGGGCACGGCCGGCCACCCTTCGCCGGCCGTGCTGCAGCAGGCCATCGAAGCCTCGGGCAGCCAGGTACTCACCCTGGGGCTCAAACGCACGCTGGCCACCACAGGCCAGGACAACGGCTTCGTGCGGGTGATCCGCGACACCGCACAGGCGTGCAACGCCCACCTGCTGCCCAACACGGCGGGGTGCCGCAGCGCCCGCGACGCCATCAGCCTGGCCCACATGGCGCGTGAACTGCTGGACACCCGCTGGATCAAGCTCGAGGTGGTGGGCGATGAACAAACCCTGCAGCCCGACCCGTTCGAGCTGCTGACCGCCGCCAGGCAACTGGTGCAAGACGGCTTCGAGGTGCTGCCGTACTGCACCGACGACCTGGTGAGCGCCCATCGGCTGGTGGACGCCGGCTGTCGCATCCTCATGCCCTGGGCCGCCCCCATCGGCTCGGGCCTGGGCCTGCTCAACCCCTGGGCCTTGCGCACCCTGCGTGCGCGACTGCCCCACATCACCCTGATCGTGGACGCCGGACTGGGCGCCCCCTCGCACGCCACGGCCGCCATGGAGCTGGGCATGGACGCCGTGCTCCTGAACTCGGCGGTCTCGCAGGCGGGAGACCCGGTGCGCATGGCCCGAGCCTTCGCCCACGGGGTGCGCGCCGGCAGAGAGGGCTTCCTGGCGGGGCTCATGCCCAGCAGTGATGTGGCCATCGCCACCACCCCGGTGGGTGGCCAGCCCTTTGTCCTGTCATGA
- a CDS encoding AtaL-like protein, with protein sequence MRFEHLIEINAPQPAADWLAPTFTRDQLWQGLMLKVLTPQRFPLGPQGCDCTETAPGVYARVLRFGPHTLQDEVRAQALQRLVFTPQAHGDTTPIRLTITVEEPHAGRMVLRFVYEALGEQSAEEAYFNGYRHSAWVEADRDMVRTLREWLGQGELGGVSLN encoded by the coding sequence ATGCGCTTCGAGCACCTGATTGAAATCAACGCCCCTCAGCCTGCGGCTGACTGGTTGGCGCCCACCTTCACCCGTGATCAACTCTGGCAGGGTCTGATGCTGAAGGTTTTGACGCCGCAGCGGTTTCCGCTGGGGCCCCAGGGCTGTGACTGCACCGAGACGGCCCCGGGGGTGTACGCGCGCGTGCTGCGCTTCGGGCCGCACACCCTGCAAGACGAGGTGCGAGCTCAGGCCTTGCAACGCCTGGTCTTCACGCCGCAGGCGCACGGCGACACCACGCCCATCCGGCTGACGATCACCGTGGAGGAGCCCCACGCCGGTCGCATGGTGCTGCGCTTTGTCTATGAGGCGCTGGGCGAGCAGAGCGCCGAAGAGGCGTATTTCAACGGCTATCGGCACAGCGCCTGGGTAGAGGCCGACCGGGACATGGTGCGCACCCTGCGCGAGTGGCTCGGCCAGGGCGAGCTGGGGGGCGTCAGCCTCAACTGA
- a CDS encoding ATP-binding protein yields MPVSRRRQYGLKAAAAYAIVATAWILLSDSVLMHFSDAQTVARYGTFKGVAFVLATAAILWFTLMNAPTDSDAGSQFTEANRRTDMWVALAWGMTVPSLAALLQWTAWDQLRPFAWLLGYPAVLVAAWLGGWLAGLTSTGISAALTWLVFAPTHPEWLSRQPSAMIAMGVFVAMGVLISLGIEWVQRTERRSGHGMFQALVEQSLAGIYAIKDERFTYVNPEFARIMGFDNPQDIVGRIPVTDLVADADRDRVRHMITERLNTPGKEVRYGFTGLRRDGSKVEVEVHGRSVRTDQGPLIVGLMLDVTDQRRHERTLREQQAIQDRMSILAKVGGWSLDLINGEGTRTRGAARILDLDPDDPASLRIKEGLSPFAPEHQTQILSALERAVHAGESYALEVPLTTATGRRKWIRTQGEPVREHGKVVRIDGAIQDISEVQQARQALQAHHERLEHMVKARTIELEAARLEAENLALIKSRFLANMSHEIRTPLNGVLGLAQLGAREHQGPAQQVFEQISASGRLLLGVLNDILDFSKIEEGKLRIQQAPLRPREVMDHAVLLVRDRAIEKGLRLLVELDPNLPQVCLGDSLRLEQILLNLLSNAVKFTDRGEVRLMAHARGEQWQLTVQDTGIGIRADHMATLFQPFEQADDSNTRQHGGTGLGLAITQRLVSLLGGHIDTSSTPGAGTRFVVTLPLVRLQPPDEQQGLEGEGADAGAGEGVGTGVMGTPHPVAPRLAGLRVLAAEDNAINQLVLKEMLALEGASVTLCAHGAELLEQLDRHGADAFDLVLMDIQMPVMDGYEATQALCDRAPTLPVIGLTAHALAEEHARCMAVGMVDLVVKPIDMTLLVDAILRHARPQA; encoded by the coding sequence ATGCCGGTTTCACGTCGCAGGCAGTATGGCCTGAAGGCCGCGGCGGCCTACGCCATCGTCGCCACCGCCTGGATCTTGCTGTCTGACAGCGTGCTGATGCACTTCAGCGATGCGCAAACCGTGGCGCGGTACGGAACGTTCAAAGGCGTGGCCTTTGTGCTCGCCACCGCGGCCATCCTGTGGTTCACCCTGATGAACGCGCCGACAGACAGCGACGCCGGATCGCAGTTCACCGAGGCCAACCGGCGCACGGATATGTGGGTGGCACTGGCGTGGGGCATGACCGTGCCCAGCCTGGCCGCCCTGCTGCAGTGGACCGCCTGGGATCAACTGCGCCCCTTCGCCTGGCTGCTGGGGTATCCCGCCGTGCTGGTGGCCGCGTGGCTGGGGGGATGGCTGGCGGGGCTGACGTCCACGGGCATCTCTGCCGCACTGACCTGGCTGGTGTTTGCCCCCACCCACCCCGAATGGCTCAGCCGCCAGCCATCGGCCATGATCGCCATGGGCGTGTTCGTGGCCATGGGCGTGCTGATCAGCCTGGGCATCGAATGGGTGCAACGCACCGAACGCCGATCGGGACACGGCATGTTCCAGGCGCTGGTGGAGCAAAGTCTGGCGGGCATCTACGCCATCAAAGATGAACGATTCACCTACGTGAACCCCGAGTTTGCGCGGATCATGGGGTTCGACAACCCGCAAGACATCGTGGGGCGCATTCCGGTGACCGATCTGGTGGCCGACGCAGACCGTGACCGCGTGCGCCACATGATCACCGAGCGACTGAACACGCCAGGCAAGGAGGTGCGCTATGGCTTCACGGGCCTGCGGCGCGACGGCTCGAAGGTCGAGGTGGAAGTGCACGGGCGCAGCGTGCGCACAGATCAAGGCCCCTTGATCGTCGGGCTCATGCTCGACGTCACCGACCAGCGCCGCCATGAAAGAACCTTGCGTGAGCAACAAGCCATCCAGGACCGCATGAGCATCCTGGCCAAGGTGGGCGGATGGAGCCTGGACCTGATCAACGGCGAAGGCACACGCACACGCGGCGCCGCACGCATCCTGGACCTGGACCCCGACGACCCCGCGTCGCTGCGCATCAAAGAAGGCCTTTCGCCGTTTGCGCCAGAGCACCAGACGCAGATCCTGAGCGCCCTCGAGCGGGCCGTGCACGCGGGAGAGTCCTACGCCCTGGAGGTGCCTTTGACCACGGCCACGGGACGGCGCAAGTGGATCCGCACCCAAGGCGAACCTGTGCGAGAGCACGGCAAAGTGGTCCGAATCGACGGGGCCATCCAGGACATCAGCGAGGTCCAGCAAGCCCGTCAGGCCCTGCAGGCGCACCACGAGCGGCTGGAACACATGGTCAAGGCCAGGACGATCGAGTTGGAGGCCGCACGACTGGAGGCAGAAAACCTCGCGCTCATCAAAAGCCGCTTCCTGGCCAACATGAGCCATGAGATCCGCACCCCGCTCAATGGCGTGCTGGGCCTGGCTCAACTGGGCGCGCGTGAACACCAGGGCCCCGCGCAGCAGGTCTTCGAGCAGATCAGCGCATCGGGACGATTGCTGCTGGGCGTGCTCAACGACATCCTCGACTTCTCCAAGATCGAAGAGGGCAAACTGCGGATCCAGCAGGCCCCGCTGCGCCCTCGCGAGGTCATGGACCACGCGGTGCTGCTGGTGCGTGACCGTGCGATAGAAAAAGGCCTGCGCCTGCTGGTGGAGCTGGACCCGAACCTGCCGCAGGTGTGCCTGGGTGACAGCCTGCGGCTGGAGCAGATCCTGCTGAACCTCTTGTCCAATGCCGTGAAGTTCACCGACCGGGGAGAAGTGCGGCTCATGGCCCATGCGCGGGGCGAGCAATGGCAGCTCACCGTTCAGGACACCGGCATCGGCATCCGTGCCGATCACATGGCGACCTTGTTCCAGCCCTTCGAGCAGGCCGACGACTCCAACACCCGCCAGCATGGTGGCACCGGCCTGGGGCTGGCCATCACGCAGCGCCTGGTGTCGCTGCTGGGCGGACACATCGACACCTCAAGCACCCCCGGCGCGGGCACCCGTTTCGTGGTGACCCTGCCCTTGGTGCGGCTGCAGCCCCCGGATGAGCAGCAGGGGCTGGAGGGCGAAGGCGCGGACGCGGGCGCGGGCGAGGGTGTGGGCACGGGCGTGATGGGCACCCCCCACCCGGTGGCACCGCGCCTGGCCGGCCTGCGCGTGCTGGCCGCCGAGGACAACGCCATCAACCAGTTGGTGCTCAAAGAGATGTTGGCCCTCGAAGGCGCCAGTGTCACGCTGTGTGCTCACGGCGCCGAGCTGCTGGAGCAACTGGATCGCCACGGCGCCGATGCCTTTGACCTCGTGCTGATGGACATCCAGATGCCCGTCATGGACGGCTATGAGGCCACCCAGGCCCTGTGTGACCGTGCCCCCACCCTGCCCGTGATCGGCCTGACCGCTCACGCGCTGGCCGAGGAACACGCCCGCTGCATGGCCGTCGGCATGGTCGATCTGGTGGTCAAGCCCATCGACATGACCCTGCTGGTCGACGCCATCCTGCGGCACGCCAGGCCGCAGGCTTGA
- a CDS encoding FAD-dependent oxidoreductase, protein MTSHSTEQDAARPLRIGIAGAGLLGRLLAWTLCKAGHQVSVFDPSPGPAARFDGHQAAGLTAAGMLSPLAELDQADPDVAALGWRSLDRWRDITAALAHTGPLAPCFRQSGSLLVAHGPDLGTAHRVLQRLAQAHQPPWPAPRPLQAAELHTLEPELHGAQGPLHAWLLPDEGCIDTVVTMQALHDQACTAEWHWGQTVTDVSPGALHLHDGHTLAVDWAIDVRGTGARASLPVRGVRGELVWLHAPGVRLTRPVRLLHPRHRVYIVPRPGDVVLVGASELESEDRSGVSLRSAVELMAAAHSVLPALAEARILRTDTNLRPALPDHRPRLHAEPGLLRINGLYRHGWLLAPALVEDGLRHLMPTFTPPLSPTPVTA, encoded by the coding sequence ATGACCTCGCACTCCACAGAACAGGACGCCGCCCGGCCCCTGCGCATCGGCATTGCAGGCGCCGGCTTGCTGGGCCGCCTGCTGGCTTGGACCTTGTGCAAGGCCGGTCACCAGGTCTCGGTCTTTGATCCGTCGCCTGGCCCGGCCGCGCGCTTTGATGGGCACCAGGCTGCCGGCCTCACCGCCGCCGGGATGCTCAGCCCCCTGGCCGAGCTGGACCAGGCCGACCCCGACGTGGCGGCGCTGGGGTGGCGCTCGCTGGATCGCTGGCGAGACATCACCGCGGCCCTTGCGCACACCGGACCGCTGGCCCCCTGCTTTCGGCAGTCCGGCAGCCTGCTGGTGGCCCACGGCCCCGATCTGGGCACGGCCCACCGCGTGCTGCAGCGGCTGGCGCAAGCCCACCAACCGCCCTGGCCGGCCCCCCGGCCGCTGCAGGCCGCCGAACTGCACACACTCGAGCCCGAGCTGCACGGTGCGCAGGGGCCGCTGCATGCCTGGCTGCTGCCCGATGAAGGCTGCATCGACACCGTGGTCACGATGCAGGCGCTGCACGACCAGGCCTGCACGGCCGAATGGCACTGGGGGCAGACCGTGACGGACGTGAGCCCCGGTGCGCTGCACCTGCATGACGGCCACACCCTGGCCGTCGACTGGGCCATCGACGTGCGCGGCACAGGCGCGCGCGCCAGCCTGCCCGTGCGCGGTGTGCGCGGCGAACTGGTCTGGCTGCATGCGCCCGGGGTGCGCCTGACGCGCCCGGTGCGCCTGCTGCATCCGCGACACCGCGTGTACATCGTGCCGCGTCCGGGCGACGTGGTGCTGGTGGGTGCCAGCGAGCTGGAAAGCGAGGACCGGTCGGGCGTGTCACTGCGCAGCGCGGTCGAGCTGATGGCCGCCGCGCACAGCGTGCTGCCGGCCCTGGCCGAGGCCCGCATCCTGCGGACCGACACCAACCTGCGCCCCGCCCTGCCCGACCACCGCCCACGGCTGCATGCCGAACCCGGCCTGCTGCGCATCAACGGCCTGTACCGCCACGGCTGGTTGCTGGCCCCGGCCCTGGTGGAGGACGGACTGCGGCACCTGATGCCCACCTTCACGCCCCCCCTCTCCCCCACCCCCGTGACCGCATGA
- a CDS encoding bifunctional hydroxymethylpyrimidine kinase/phosphomethylpyrimidine kinase encodes MAPPIIWCIGGLDTAGGAGLSADQRAAEAMGVHACPVAACLTAQHSRGVSMVQPVDTTMLDAQLLALAQDMPPVAIKTGLLGSAAAIHTVACWVDALRQGRADGLPALVVDPVLSASAGGAAFSDEAIVAAYRTHLLPRATVITPNRAEAAVLAGADTLPAVAQGWRQQGVGAVLITGGDTPCTAAEGWCLDWMDTPQAQGWLCAPRVDTPHHHGTGCTLASGVAAALALGHVAADAIVLANLLTRHALMHGHPAGQGAGPVKARAGFAAGPALGSAPMPWLGWGADLPWRLQASPLHDGPGLFQPFTPPHDGLYGIVATADMAEAAMQAGMRCVQLRHKARNGLEAHLTRCLNAAARHGATLIVNDHWRAALAHPVPTPVQAGYALGLHLGQEDLLALSADDQALLRGQGHRVQLGLSSHSLWELARALGCGPSLIACGPVQATTTKHMPWQPQGRHNLSWWVAHSPVPVVGIGGLLTAADLQHMSGAGAAALCVVRALGQDPTELPARLAALRTLRLQPHGAQGAQRAPALPHPVL; translated from the coding sequence ATGGCCCCGCCCATCATCTGGTGCATCGGCGGGCTTGACACGGCCGGGGGCGCCGGCCTGAGTGCAGACCAACGCGCCGCCGAGGCCATGGGCGTGCACGCCTGCCCGGTGGCGGCCTGCCTGACGGCGCAACACTCACGGGGGGTGTCGATGGTGCAGCCCGTGGACACCACCATGCTGGACGCGCAACTGCTCGCCCTGGCGCAAGACATGCCGCCGGTGGCGATCAAAACGGGCCTGTTGGGCAGCGCAGCGGCCATCCACACCGTGGCCTGCTGGGTGGACGCCCTACGCCAGGGCCGCGCAGACGGCCTGCCGGCCCTGGTCGTTGATCCCGTGCTGAGCGCCAGTGCCGGCGGCGCCGCGTTCAGCGACGAGGCGATCGTGGCCGCCTACCGCACCCACCTCTTGCCCCGCGCCACGGTGATCACGCCCAACCGCGCCGAGGCGGCGGTGCTGGCGGGTGCAGACACCCTGCCGGCCGTGGCGCAAGGCTGGCGCCAGCAGGGCGTGGGCGCCGTGCTGATCACCGGCGGGGACACCCCCTGCACGGCCGCTGAAGGCTGGTGCCTGGATTGGATGGACACACCACAGGCCCAAGGCTGGCTGTGCGCCCCCCGGGTGGACACCCCACACCACCACGGCACGGGCTGCACGCTGGCCAGCGGGGTGGCGGCCGCGCTGGCGCTGGGCCATGTGGCGGCCGATGCCATCGTGTTGGCCAACCTGCTGACGCGCCATGCGCTGATGCACGGCCACCCCGCCGGTCAAGGCGCAGGACCGGTGAAGGCACGAGCGGGTTTTGCCGCTGGCCCGGCGCTGGGGAGCGCGCCCATGCCCTGGCTGGGCTGGGGAGCCGACCTGCCCTGGCGCCTGCAGGCATCGCCCCTGCACGATGGACCCGGCCTGTTCCAGCCGTTCACGCCACCGCATGATGGCTTGTACGGCATCGTGGCCACCGCAGACATGGCCGAGGCCGCCATGCAGGCCGGCATGCGCTGCGTGCAACTGCGGCACAAGGCCCGCAACGGCCTGGAGGCCCACCTGACCCGTTGCCTGAACGCCGCTGCCCGACATGGCGCCACCCTCATCGTCAACGACCACTGGCGCGCGGCCCTGGCCCATCCGGTGCCCACGCCAGTGCAAGCCGGGTACGCCCTGGGCCTGCACCTGGGGCAGGAGGACCTGCTGGCACTCAGTGCAGACGACCAAGCGCTCTTGCGCGGCCAGGGCCATCGCGTGCAACTCGGGCTGAGCTCTCACAGCCTGTGGGAGCTGGCCCGTGCACTGGGCTGTGGCCCCAGCCTCATCGCCTGCGGGCCCGTGCAGGCCACCACCACCAAACACATGCCATGGCAACCACAGGGGCGACACAACCTGAGCTGGTGGGTGGCGCACAGCCCCGTGCCCGTGGTGGGCATCGGCGGCTTGCTGACGGCCGCCGACCTTCAGCACATGTCAGGCGCTGGTGCGGCCGCGTTGTGTGTGGTCAGGGCACTGGGCCAAGACCCCACCGAGTTGCCTGCCCGCCTGGCCGCCTTGCGCACCCTGCGGCTTCAGCCTCATGGCGCTCAGGGCGCTCAGCGCGCTCCCGCGCTGCCGCATCCTGTGTTGTGA
- a CDS encoding cytochrome b/b6 domain-containing protein: MSPSATSRPATPAAATSTGRASAATPRGRDAVVRLTHWVLAVAALGAWFTSEMDGWRGVHMTLGYVAAGALMVRLVWALVSPGAGLARWGRMGMSLWRGLQGFVSGRVGASAWMTQALGLTVVALMALVALSVSTGAGMDLGGAVLEDTVWEEWLEELHEWLGNALLLAVLGHLGVVTALSVVRRRMLAMDLVRGGTARGVRLWVERGVAVLLLVALAAFWSQRWSTHGPGMVGAHAQGEHSEGHDHDDDDDD; the protein is encoded by the coding sequence ATGTCGCCATCTGCCACCTCACGTCCCGCCACCCCGGCGGCCGCCACATCCACCGGTCGCGCGTCGGCGGCCACACCGCGAGGAAGGGATGCGGTGGTGCGTCTCACCCACTGGGTGCTGGCGGTGGCCGCGCTGGGGGCCTGGTTCACGTCCGAAATGGACGGGTGGCGGGGGGTGCACATGACCCTGGGCTATGTGGCCGCTGGCGCATTGATGGTCAGGCTGGTGTGGGCGTTGGTGTCGCCGGGCGCGGGGCTGGCCCGATGGGGTCGCATGGGCATGAGCCTGTGGCGCGGGCTGCAGGGGTTCGTGTCGGGGCGGGTGGGCGCCTCGGCGTGGATGACGCAGGCGCTTGGCCTGACGGTGGTGGCCCTCATGGCCTTGGTGGCGCTGTCGGTCAGCACCGGGGCGGGCATGGACCTGGGTGGCGCCGTGCTCGAAGACACGGTGTGGGAGGAGTGGCTTGAGGAGTTGCATGAGTGGCTGGGCAATGCGCTGTTGCTGGCCGTGCTGGGCCACTTGGGGGTGGTGACGGCACTCAGCGTGGTGCGTCGCCGCATGCTGGCCATGGACCTGGTGCGCGGCGGGACGGCCCGGGGCGTGCGTTTGTGGGTCGAACGCGGCGTGGCGGTGCTGCTGTTGGTGGCGCTGGCGGCGTTCTGGTCGCAGCGCTGGAGCACCCATGGCCCGGGCATGGTGGGAGCGCATGCCCAGGGTGAGCACAGCGAAGGCCACGACCATGATGATGACGATGACGACTGA
- a CDS encoding ATP-binding protein, producing the protein MSSPTAAPDWKHRVQAARTRMLFSHVPVAAPMGGALAVLMLAYVHHLHPVALTPWSLAWALCTLTVECLAGAHAVMYLRSRRRQAPAWRRRLLYFTGATGFVWSLLVWAVPVSEHLELRATLVGLALGVAACGAFMFTADRLLARLFFLPIGTSLALYCAHYPDARGLFGLVVVIGFMGVFWMSAERSHRRIGELLRLRFESEHLAQLRAAALDEARQLGQAKDMFLATMSHEMRTPLHGILGLSSMMQRDSRDAATHEQLTLIRSAGTHLLGVINDVLDLSRCQAGRLVLHKAPVDLHALVREVIALGQAQADQTSAPPTLSCTMAPDVPQWVDTDAHRLRQVLINLVGNAIKFTPGGQVSVTVARTHGQAALADVPLTFSVSDTGIGIPPSELTRIFDPFHQVHHPALAPQGTGLGLSIAQRIAQAMGGTLACKSQLGRGSTFTLSVRVALAPAQTTSQAATAQAKGAAEDAPRVPQEGAHVLLVEDNPINAIVARATLEQLGLTVSGCENGREALDWLSSHHADLVLMDCLMPEMNGLDATRQIRAREQQAPGLRPLPIIALTASTESRDRMACVEAGMDDVLGKPFTSEELADVIARHLPQRQRRDADSTVLS; encoded by the coding sequence ATGTCTTCGCCGACCGCCGCCCCCGACTGGAAGCACCGTGTGCAGGCAGCCCGCACCCGGATGCTGTTCTCTCACGTCCCGGTCGCTGCGCCCATGGGTGGCGCGCTGGCGGTGCTCATGCTGGCGTATGTGCACCACCTCCATCCCGTCGCCCTGACCCCCTGGTCGCTGGCCTGGGCGCTGTGCACCCTGACCGTGGAGTGCCTGGCGGGCGCCCACGCCGTGATGTACCTGCGATCAAGGCGACGGCAAGCACCCGCGTGGAGGCGACGGCTGCTGTACTTCACCGGAGCCACCGGATTCGTCTGGTCCTTGCTGGTGTGGGCGGTCCCGGTGAGCGAACACCTGGAACTGCGCGCCACGCTGGTGGGCCTGGCATTGGGCGTGGCCGCCTGCGGGGCCTTCATGTTCACCGCCGACCGCCTGCTGGCGCGGCTGTTTTTTCTGCCCATCGGCACGTCATTGGCCCTTTATTGCGCCCACTACCCGGATGCGCGGGGCCTGTTTGGCCTGGTGGTGGTGATCGGGTTCATGGGGGTGTTCTGGATGTCGGCCGAACGATCTCACCGTCGGATCGGCGAACTGCTGCGTCTGCGCTTCGAAAGCGAGCACCTGGCCCAACTGCGGGCGGCCGCGCTGGATGAAGCTCGCCAACTGGGCCAGGCCAAGGACATGTTCCTGGCCACCATGAGCCACGAGATGCGCACCCCGCTGCACGGCATCCTGGGCCTGTCGAGCATGATGCAACGCGACTCACGTGACGCCGCCACGCACGAACAACTGACCCTGATCCGATCGGCTGGAACCCATCTGCTGGGCGTGATCAACGACGTGCTGGACCTCTCCCGCTGTCAGGCCGGCAGGCTGGTGCTGCACAAGGCCCCCGTGGATCTGCATGCCCTGGTGCGCGAGGTCATTGCCCTGGGTCAGGCACAAGCCGACCAGACCAGCGCCCCGCCCACACTGAGTTGCACCATGGCACCGGACGTGCCCCAGTGGGTGGACACGGATGCACACCGCCTGCGACAGGTGCTGATCAACCTGGTGGGCAATGCCATCAAGTTCACTCCGGGCGGCCAGGTGTCGGTGACCGTGGCGCGCACCCACGGTCAGGCCGCCCTGGCAGACGTGCCCCTGACCTTTTCGGTGAGCGACACCGGCATCGGCATCCCGCCCTCCGAGCTGACCCGCATCTTCGATCCGTTCCACCAGGTTCACCATCCGGCGCTGGCCCCTCAGGGAACCGGGCTGGGCCTGAGCATCGCTCAACGGATTGCCCAGGCCATGGGCGGCACACTGGCCTGCAAGAGCCAGCTGGGCCGAGGCAGCACCTTCACGCTGAGTGTGCGCGTCGCGCTCGCGCCCGCCCAGACCACCTCACAGGCCGCCACCGCTCAAGCCAAGGGTGCGGCCGAGGATGCCCCCAGAGTGCCCCAGGAAGGCGCGCATGTGCTGCTGGTCGAAGACAACCCCATCAACGCGATCGTGGCACGCGCCACCCTGGAGCAACTGGGCCTGACGGTCAGCGGATGCGAGAACGGTCGCGAAGCCCTGGACTGGCTGTCGAGTCACCACGCCGACCTCGTGCTCATGGACTGCCTGATGCCCGAGATGAACGGCCTCGACGCCACCCGGCAGATCCGCGCCCGTGAGCAACAAGCCCCGGGCTTGCGCCCACTGCCCATCATCGCCCTGACCGCCAGCACCGAATCCCGTGACCGCATGGCCTGCGTAGAAGCCGGCATGGACGATGTGCTGGGCAAGCCATTCACCAGCGAAGAGCTGGCGGACGTGATCGCGCGGCACCTGCCTCAACGGCAGCGGCGTGATGCCGACAGCACGGTGCTCAGTTGA
- the bioB gene encoding biotin synthase BioB produces MDSTLTAPGGAHAMSQRSTSVASSAQPIHLVKKPVLNAHGCGGDCTDPNFDNGRWPRAKVLALFNLPFNDLLWQAQQVHRQHWDANEIEHATLLSVKTGGCPEDCGYCPQSASYDTGVEASKLMSPDEVREAVIAARDAGASRFCMGAAWRAPKDRDIEKVAELIGVIKQEGLEACCTLGMLTDTQAQSLKNAGLDYYNHNLDTAPELYGDIITTRDLEDRLHTLEHVRKANLKVCSGGIVGMGETREGRAGLIAQLANLPTYPESVPINDLVRVPGTPLADTPPLDPLEFVRTIAVARITMPTARVRLSAGRQQMSEAVQALCFLAGANSIFYGDKLLTTGNPEFDADQALMNKLGLRSGKAVTARVNAA; encoded by the coding sequence ATGGATTCGACCTTGACCGCCCCAGGCGGTGCCCACGCCATGTCTCAGCGCTCCACCTCTGTTGCTTCTTCTGCCCAGCCCATCCACCTGGTGAAAAAGCCGGTGCTCAATGCGCATGGCTGTGGTGGCGACTGCACCGATCCGAACTTCGACAACGGCCGCTGGCCGCGCGCGAAGGTGCTGGCGCTCTTCAACCTGCCGTTCAATGATCTGCTGTGGCAGGCGCAGCAGGTGCACCGCCAGCACTGGGATGCCAACGAGATCGAGCACGCCACGCTGCTGTCGGTCAAGACCGGCGGCTGCCCTGAAGACTGTGGCTACTGCCCGCAGTCGGCCTCGTACGACACGGGCGTGGAGGCCAGCAAGCTGATGTCACCCGACGAAGTGCGTGAGGCCGTGATCGCCGCGCGCGACGCCGGCGCCAGCCGCTTCTGCATGGGTGCGGCCTGGCGCGCCCCGAAAGACCGTGACATCGAGAAGGTCGCCGAGCTGATTGGTGTCATCAAGCAAGAGGGCCTGGAAGCCTGCTGCACCCTGGGCATGCTGACCGACACCCAGGCACAGTCGCTGAAAAACGCTGGCCTGGACTACTACAACCACAACCTCGACACCGCCCCTGAGCTGTACGGCGACATCATCACCACGCGCGACCTCGAAGACCGCCTGCACACGCTCGAACACGTGCGCAAGGCCAATTTGAAGGTGTGCAGCGGTGGCATCGTCGGCATGGGCGAAACCCGCGAAGGCCGCGCCGGCCTGATCGCCCAGTTGGCCAACCTGCCCACCTACCCCGAATCGGTGCCCATCAACGACCTGGTGAGGGTGCCCGGCACGCCGCTGGCCGACACACCCCCGCTCGACCCGCTGGAGTTCGTGCGCACCATCGCCGTGGCCCGCATCACCATGCCCACGGCCCGCGTGCGCCTGTCGGCCGGCCGCCAGCAAATGAGCGAAGCCGTGCAGGCCCTGTGCTTCCTGGCGGGTGCCAACTCCATCTTCTACGGCGACAAGCTGCTGACCACCGGCAACCCCGAGTTCGACGCCGACCAGGCACTGATGAACAAGCTGGGATTGCGCAGCGGCAAGGCGGTGACGGCCCGCGTCAACGCGGCCTGA
- the thiS gene encoding sulfur carrier protein ThiS gives MTDTLTIHTEAGPLALPAGATLADALRRLLPGDEAEQAEAAARLATAVNGDFVPRNQRASHALRDGDTVLCFAPITGG, from the coding sequence ATGACCGACACACTGACCATCCACACCGAAGCGGGCCCCTTGGCGTTGCCCGCCGGCGCCACACTGGCCGACGCACTGCGCCGCCTGCTGCCAGGCGATGAGGCCGAGCAGGCCGAAGCGGCCGCGCGCCTGGCCACCGCCGTCAATGGCGACTTTGTGCCGCGCAACCAGCGCGCCAGCCATGCGCTGCGCGACGGCGACACCGTCTTGTGTTTTGCACCCATCACGGGAGGTTGA